GCGCCTGTGCCGCCGCGGCTGCGAGCGGGTGCGCGGCGCCTTTCTGCGGACGCTGGCGCCGGAATGAAGGCCGGGCGCGGAGGCCGCCGGGTGGCGCGGGGAGACTGCCGGAGGCTGGCAGGCGCCCGCTATAGCCGGGCATGGCCTCAGGGTTCGGGGCAGTCCGCGACCCGCCGCAGGTAGGCCAGCGCCTGCCGATAGATCCCGGGCCGCTGGCTCTCTCGCGGGCCGGCGACGTTGAGCGCTCGAATACGGTGCTGTTGCAGCCATGCCCGCACCTGGCGCGGCGCCGGCGGGCGCCTCAGGTCGCACAGCAGGCGCGGTTTGCCGAGGCGGTCCGCCAGTTCCAGGGTCAGGAGCGTGCCGCCCTGCAGGGGGCCGGAATGCAGCACCAGGGTGCCGTCGCTGCCCATCACGTTTTGCCGCGTGCGCTCGGCGTAGTTTTCGGAGGCGGTTTCCTGTAGCGGATAGCGTTCCGGGATGCGCCCGTCCTCCGCCCGCCGTCCCTTCGGGCACCAGCCGCCGCTCGGGATCCTTTGCTGGCGCGCGAAGTCCAGGGCGGCGCGGTCGGCGCCGCTCTGGCCGCCGGAGAGGATGCGTCCGATCATCCCCGGCGGGCGGCCAGCCGCCCGATGCTCAGCCCCTGCACGACGATGGACCATACTACGACGCAATACGTCATCGCCAGCAGCAGTCCCTGGTGCTCCGTGGGCGGCAGCGACAGCGCCAGCGCGACGGAGATGCCGCCGCGGATTCCTCCCCAGGTCAGCAACCGGATCTCCGCGCCCACCGGCTGCCGCGTTTTCCAGGAGAAAACCGCCATCGGCAGGCTGACGCTGAGCAGCCGGGCCGCCAGGGTCACGGCGATGGCGATGACGCCGGCGAGCAGGTACTGCGGCGTGAAGGCGATGATCAGCAGTTCCAGTCCCAGCAGCACGAACAGCACCGAGTTCAGGATCTCGTCCACCAATTCCCAGAAATTGTCGAGGTGCTCGCGGCTTGGGGCGCTCATCGCCAGCATTTTGCCGTGGTTGCCGATCATCAGCCCCGCGACGACCATGGCGATGGGCCCGGAAACGTGCAGCGCCTGGCACAAGCTGTAGCCGCCCGAGACCACGGCCAGCGTGATCAGGATCTCGATCGCGTGCTCGTCCACCCGGCGCAGGAGCTGGTAGCCGGCGGCCCCCAGCAACAGGCCCGCCAGCGCCCCGCCCGCGACTTCCTGCAGGAACAGCAGGACGACGCTGACGACGGAAGCCGGGGCCTCGTCCGGCCCTCCCGCCACCAGGCTGAGCAAGGTGGCGAACAGCACCACGCTGACCCCGTCGTTGAACAGCGACTCGCCCGTGATCCGGGTGCGAATGGCCGGGTCCAGCCCCGCCTGGCGCAGGATGGCAAGCACGGCCACCGGATCGGTGGGCGAGATCAGGGCGCCGAACAGCAGGCAGTAAAGCAGGGGCAACGGGAAGCCGAGCCATGCCGACAAGCCCCAGATCAGCCCTGCCGTGAGCAGCGTGGAAATGGCCAGCCCCACGGTGGCCAGGCAGCCGACGAGCCACTTTTCCCGCACCAGGTCGCCGAGGTTGACGAACAGGGCGCCGGCGAATAGCAGGTAGCAGAGGACGCCGTTCATCAACGTCGCCTTAAAGTCCAACCCGGAGACCAGTTGCGCTGCCGTCGCGAACCATTCCACGTCCAGGAGCAGGATGGCCAGCGACAGCGCCAGGGAGATCAGCATGACGCCGATCACGGTGGGCAGCTTGAGGTAGAGATGGTTCAGGAAGCTGAACAGGGCGGTCAGCGTCAGCAGCATGGCGATGAGGGCGTACAGGTTCATCCGTTGCCGTTCTCCCCGGCGACTGCCGCGCGGCCCTGGACGAAGCGGGTGTGGGAAACCTTCAGCAGGCCGGCGATCTTGCGGATCGCGTGTTCCTCGTGCGGGTCAATCCTGCCGTCCGCGGCGGCGACTCGCCACAGGGAGTCCACGATGCGGCCGCGTTCCGCGCGGCCCAGCCCCTCGTTAAGCCGGCGGGTGAAATCGTAGAGGGAGACGCTGTTTCCCAGCCGCTCTTCCGCCGCCTGCAACAGGGCCTCGATGTTTGCCTCGGAAAAATGGAAATGGGCGCGGAGGCGGCGCCCGATTTCCGCTCGCTCGCACTCCTCCAGGCGCCGGTCGCTGAGCCCGATCTCGGTCATCAGGGCGGCGGCGGCGAGTTCCACCAGTTCCGTTTCCTGCCCCGCCCCGTCGTCTTCGCCCGCGGCCTGCCCTCCCAACAGGAATTGCCGCATGGAGCGCCACATAGCCAGCGGCGTTGTCCTGCTCAGTGCAACTGTCCCACGTAGTAGCGGCCGTTCTGGAAGCGGTCGAAGAAATTGTCCACCAGGGGATGGCGGATCGGTTCCCCGGAGTTGTCCGCCAGCAGGTTGCGTTCCGCCACGTAGGTTTCCTGCTCGCTGTCGTGGGTCAGCACGTGGTACCAGGGTTGGTTCTTGGGCGGCTGGGTTACCGTCATCTGGTCGTACCACTCGTCGCTTCCCGAGAAGCTGGGGTCCGCGCCCACGATCACCCCGCGGTAGTTAAACAGCCGGTGCCGGACCAATTGTCCTACGGAGAATTTCGCATCAACGATCGGTTCCATTGTCTCGGTTCGCTTGCTCATTACGCTACGATTGCCCATGATCATAACAGATTGAAATAACGGATCGAAGAACCGGAGGCGCAAAAGGATGGTAGTCAAGGATTGGGTGGAGCGGGATCTGGCCGTACTCTGGCACCCCTGCACCCAAATGAAGGACCACCCGGAGGTGCCGCTGCTGCCGATCCGCCGGGCGAAGGGGGTATGGCTCGAGGATTACGCCGGCAAGCGCTACCTGGACGCGATCAGCTCCTGGTGGGTGAACCTGTTCGGACACGGCAATGTGCAGATTGCCTTCGCCATTCGCCGCCAGTTGGACCGCCTGGAGCACGTTCTGCTGGCCGGTTGCACCCACGAACCCGCGGTCGCGCTGGCCGAGCGCTTGACCCGCCTTGCCCCCGCGGGCCTGAGCCGCTGCTTCTTTGCCGACAACGGGTCGGCGGCGGTGGAGGTGGCCATGAAAATGAGCTTTCACTACTGGCAAAACCGCGGCCGCTCCCGCAAGCGCCGCTTCGTCTGCCTGGAGAACGGCTACCACGGCGAGACGCTGGGCGCCTTGTCGGTGGGCGGCGTATCCCTGTACCGCGACACCTATAGTCCCTTGCTGCTGGATACCATCGCCGCGCCTTCGCCGGACTGCTATGCCCTGGACGGGCGCGATGCCTGGGAGGAGCATTGCCGCCGCAAATGCGAGGAAATGGAGGCCCTGCTGGCGCGGCACAAGCAGGAGGTATGCGCCGTGATCGTCGAGCCGCTGGTGCAGTGCGCGGGGGGCATGCGCATGTATCACCCGGTGTATTTATCCCTGTTGCGCGAGGCCTGCGACCGCCACGGGGTGCACCTGATCGCAGACGAGATCGCA
This region of Gammaproteobacteria bacterium genomic DNA includes:
- a CDS encoding TerB family tellurite resistance protein — protein: MRQFLLGGQAAGEDDGAGQETELVELAAAALMTEIGLSDRRLEECERAEIGRRLRAHFHFSEANIEALLQAAEERLGNSVSLYDFTRRLNEGLGRAERGRIVDSLWRVAAADGRIDPHEEHAIRKIAGLLKVSHTRFVQGRAAVAGENGNG
- a CDS encoding putative molybdenum carrier protein; protein product: MIGRILSGGQSGADRAALDFARQQRIPSGGWCPKGRRAEDGRIPERYPLQETASENYAERTRQNVMGSDGTLVLHSGPLQGGTLLTLELADRLGKPRLLCDLRRPPAPRQVRAWLQQHRIRALNVAGPRESQRPGIYRQALAYLRRVADCPEP
- a CDS encoding adenosylmethionine--8-amino-7-oxononanoate transaminase, which encodes MVVKDWVERDLAVLWHPCTQMKDHPEVPLLPIRRAKGVWLEDYAGKRYLDAISSWWVNLFGHGNVQIAFAIRRQLDRLEHVLLAGCTHEPAVALAERLTRLAPAGLSRCFFADNGSAAVEVAMKMSFHYWQNRGRSRKRRFVCLENGYHGETLGALSVGGVSLYRDTYSPLLLDTIAAPSPDCYALDGRDAWEEHCRRKCEEMEALLARHKQEVCAVIVEPLVQCAGGMRMYHPVYLSLLREACDRHGVHLIADEIAVGFGRTGTLFACEQAGISPDFLCLSKGLTGGFLPLSAVLVPEEIYQAFYGDYGERKAFLHSHSYTGNPLACSAALATLDIFKSTPVLRNNRRLARCMGEAVEDLRQHPNVAEIRQQGMILALELVRDRRGNRPFPWQERRGMRVYRHGLQQGVLLRPLGDVIYFMPPYVITPLQIKEMAQAAREGIEIAVRT
- the hspQ gene encoding heat shock protein HspQ gives rise to the protein MSKRTETMEPIVDAKFSVGQLVRHRLFNYRGVIVGADPSFSGSDEWYDQMTVTQPPKNQPWYHVLTHDSEQETYVAERNLLADNSGEPIRHPLVDNFFDRFQNGRYYVGQLH
- a CDS encoding sodium:proton antiporter translates to MNLYALIAMLLTLTALFSFLNHLYLKLPTVIGVMLISLALSLAILLLDVEWFATAAQLVSGLDFKATLMNGVLCYLLFAGALFVNLGDLVREKWLVGCLATVGLAISTLLTAGLIWGLSAWLGFPLPLLYCLLFGALISPTDPVAVLAILRQAGLDPAIRTRITGESLFNDGVSVVLFATLLSLVAGGPDEAPASVVSVVLLFLQEVAGGALAGLLLGAAGYQLLRRVDEHAIEILITLAVVSGGYSLCQALHVSGPIAMVVAGLMIGNHGKMLAMSAPSREHLDNFWELVDEILNSVLFVLLGLELLIIAFTPQYLLAGVIAIAVTLAARLLSVSLPMAVFSWKTRQPVGAEIRLLTWGGIRGGISVALALSLPPTEHQGLLLAMTYCVVVWSIVVQGLSIGRLAARRG